The following proteins are encoded in a genomic region of Streptomyces lunaelactis:
- a CDS encoding EboA domain-containing protein, translating to MLRIRKELDAQLPDTARAWLVEALAEARERTGEDAADPCAVPAWELRFASAGRHCGQDHADSVRTLLLVEARADTPTLTRLYQQGTAAERRALLLALPHLVEGPAALPLTEDALRTNDTRLVAAAVGPYAAAHLGPHAWRHAVLKCLFTGVPLDAVADLPIRAAGDSELARMLADYAAERTAAGRDVPHDLNRVLTLTGELSEES from the coding sequence ATGCTGAGGATCCGCAAGGAACTCGACGCACAACTCCCCGACACCGCCCGTGCCTGGCTCGTCGAGGCGCTCGCCGAAGCGCGCGAGCGCACGGGCGAGGACGCCGCTGACCCCTGTGCCGTGCCCGCCTGGGAACTCCGCTTCGCCTCCGCCGGCCGCCACTGCGGCCAGGACCACGCCGACTCCGTACGCACCCTGCTCCTCGTCGAGGCCCGCGCCGACACCCCCACGCTCACCCGCCTCTACCAGCAGGGCACCGCCGCCGAGCGCCGCGCCCTCCTCCTCGCCCTCCCACATCTGGTCGAGGGCCCCGCCGCACTGCCCCTCACCGAGGACGCCCTGCGCACCAACGACACCCGGCTCGTCGCCGCGGCCGTCGGCCCGTACGCCGCCGCGCACCTCGGCCCGCACGCCTGGCGGCACGCCGTCCTCAAGTGCCTCTTCACCGGCGTACCCCTCGACGCCGTCGCGGACCTGCCCATCCGCGCCGCGGGCGACAGCGAGCTCGCGCGGATGCTCGCCGACTACGCCGCCGAGCGCACCGCCGCCGGCCGCGACGTCCCCCACGACCTCAATCGCGTGCTGACCCTGACCGGCGAGCTGTCCGAGGAGTCCTGA